One Rosa chinensis cultivar Old Blush chromosome 3, RchiOBHm-V2, whole genome shotgun sequence DNA window includes the following coding sequences:
- the LOC112193066 gene encoding putative disease resistance protein RGA3 isoform X1, with protein MAEFLTFATKEMLTKVASLAAQEFSLVWGFNGEITKLRESLLVLEAVLRDAEHPQQDQGEAVKLWVKKLGDIAQHADDVLDDYGYELLRRKVQLRNLMKKKVQDFLSLSNPIIFRIKMAHKIKKINTSLDELNKKASAIGLVARPSLDATNSYGISIDRETYSLLKQDENNIIGRDDVVADIVQALTKSHPNQESDLSVMAIVGMGGLGKTTLAKLIYHESEISRHFEKKIWICVSTLFEVNSILRGMLESLKPEYAAVKAIDVICNILQEELKGKRYLLILDDVWNEDTKKWNDLKSCLLRITDTQGSSIVVTTRSGKVAKMEKTIRRCDLEKLSDDECWLILKDKAIPIGSVPILEDQERIGREIAKKCGGVPLVAKVLGNIMHSKMSHGWNSIVESKIWELPEEEDRIMSILKLSFDELEHSSLKQCFAYCSMFIKDFEIEKTDLVQLWMAQGWLHSFPTKSNLDMEDRGNVYFNILLERSFFQDVKKDFHGDITACKMHDLVHDLAEQVSNMTNSRSLFSKGEALGSIFPSFRSLRVLNLYKADIDKLPSSIGKLTHLRYLNVMETNVKTFPKSIGQLYYLETFKMPYHVEEFPKIIANMINLRHVYFGKYAKVPVGILGRLTNLRSLPFLKVGKEIGPLIEELGGLNHLRDTLSISNLENVRDGEDAMKAKLVEKKHIRKLTLDWNLSRPSYDVDNEDDVLEGLQPHCHLEILKIQGFMGVKFPSWLLLASNLREIELAECNQCEGVPMLGHLPNLIHLEMVDMQNLRYLGSEFYGYNKISGARTSDEGKALFPALRSLHIMNAENLIDWMEAPEVRLAAERLTMFPCLEKLILEGCEQLGSAPNHFPSLQELVIRGVDSGMPIASILSNKLTSLTHLQINGVEGVTSLPEGTLRNNKNLASLVLWNCSELSCIAPHGFDCCASLQLLSIWSCPKLRYLPDGLLLLSLKTLSITDCDSLESIPIVPEHGGLPSLRSLGISNCPQLSSLPLQYCTSLQKLDIESCPKITSVPIPSEGLPSLAQLLLSQCPELSSLPSGLGCCTSLINLSIKECPKVTSIPLDSLTTTLRYLSLSNLESLPILHGGFTSLRRLEIHGCQSTQIEQQFCAFLQILVSLQELTIEDCPNLETLPSLDKLTSLHDLEIYDCSRLTYLPSGLAMASPHVLTRLKKLRLGRFWNELDSFPTLEVLPQLERLIIYGWPKLKSLPEQIQHFISLTDLSIEAFEGVEAIPEWLGNLASLRCLFFDSCKNLMYLPSVQAMQRLTKLHSLYISNCPLLSERCIEESGPEWPKISHIPNIQSSLLLFLNWSLFISL; from the exons ATGGCTGAGTTTCTTACTTTTGCTACCAAGGAAATGTTGACCAAAGTGGCTTCACTTGCAGCTCAAGAGTTCAGTCTTGTATGGGGATTCAATGGAGAAATAACAAAGCTGCGTGAGTCGCTGCTCGTGCTTGAGGCTGTGCTACGAGATGCTGAACATCCGCAACAAGATCAGGGAGAGGCTGTGAAGCTCTGGGTGAAGAAGCTTGGAGACATAGCTCAACATGCCGATGATGTGTTGGATGATTATGGATATGAGCTTCTCCGGCGTAAGGTACAACTGCGAAACCTGATGAAGAAAAAGGTGCAAGACTTTCTTTCCCTCTCCAATCCCATTATATTTCGTATTAAAATGGCACATAAAATTAAGAAGATCAACACCTCTTTGGATGAGTTGAATAAGAAGGCAAGTGCTATTGGCTTAGTTGCTAGACCATCCTTGGATGCAACAAATTCATATGGTATAAGCATTGACAGGGAAACCTACTCTCTCTTAAAACAAGATGAAAACAATATCATCGGAAGAGACGATGTTGTGGCAGATATAGTTCAAGCCCTGACCAAATCACACCCCAATCAAGAAAGTGATCTCTCGGTAATGGCCATTGTGGGTATGGGAGGGCTTGGAAAGACAACTTTGGCTAAATTAATATATCATGAATCTGAGATAAGTAGGCActttgagaaaaagatatggataTGTGTATCCACCCTTTTTGAAGTCAACTCAATTTTGAGAGGGATGTTGGAATCTCTTAAACCAGAATATGCTGCGGTGAAAGCTATAGATGTAATATGTAACATTCTCCAAGAAGAGTTGAAAGGAAAGAGATACCTTCTTATACTTGATGATGTATGGAATGAAGATACTAAAAAATGGAATGATTTGAAGAGTTGTTTGCTAAGAATTACAGACACCCAAGGAAGCAGCATTGTTGTTACTACCCGCAGTGGCAAAGTTGCAAAAATGGAGAAGACCATTCGTAGGTGTGATTTGGAAAAACTATCAGATGATGAATGTTGGCTCATATTGAAGGATAAAGCAATTCCAATTGGAAGTGTTCCTATACTTGAAGATCAAGAGAGAATTGGAAGGGAAATTGCCAAAAAATGTGGAGGTGTACCATTAGTGGCAAAG GTCTTAGGAAACATTATGCACTCTAAAATGAGCCATGGATGGAATTCAATTgtggaaagtaaaatatgggaattaccagaagaagaagacagaatCATGTCGATTTTAAAGTTGAGTTTTGATGAATTGGAACATTCATCATTGAAACAGTGTTTTGCATACTGCTCAATGTTCATCAAAGATTTTGAAATAGAAAAGACTGACTTGGTCCAACTTTGGATGGCTCAAGGATGGCTTCACTCTTTCCCAACCAAAAGTAATCTAGATATGGAGGATAGAGGCAACGTATATTTTAACATCTTATTAGAAAGGTCATTTTTTCAAGATGTTAAAAAAGACTTCCACGGTGATATTACTGCATGCAAGATGCACGATCTTGTGCATGATCTTGCGGAGCAAGTATCAAACATGACAAACTCGCGCTCACTATTTTCTAAGGGAGAAGCACTTGGGAGCATTTTTCCTAGCTTTAGATCTTTACGTGTGTTAAATTTATACAAGGCAGACATTGACAAGTTGCCAAGTTCAATTGGAAAGTTGACACACTTGAGGTATCTGAATGTTATGGAAACAAATGTCAAAACATTTCCAAAATCTATTGGTCAACTTTATTACCTTGAGACGTTTAAAATGCCTTATCATGTTGAAGAGTTCCCAAAGATAATTGCTAATATGATCAACTTGAGACATGTTTATTTTGGTAAATATGCGAAAGTTCCGGTTGGGATATTGGGAAGATTGACTAATCTCAGATCATTACCTTTTCTAAAGGTGGGTAAGGAGATTGGGCCTCTGATTGAGGAACTGGGTGGGTTAAACCATTTGAGAGACACCTTATCTATCAGTAATCTGGAGAATGTAAGAGATGGAGAAGATGCAATGAAAGCAAAGTTAGTTGAGAAGAAACATATACGGAAGTTAACTCTTGACTGGAATCTTAGTAGACCAAGCTACGATGTTGACAATGAGGATGATGTACTTGAAGGCCTGCAACCACATTGTCATTTGGAAATTTTGAAGATTCAGGGGTTCATGGGTGTTAAGTTTCCATCATGGTTATTGCTAGCCAGCAACttgagagaaattgaattagCAGAATGCAACCAATGCGAAGGAGTCCCAATGCTTGGCCATCTACCCAATCTTATACATCTTGAGATGGTTGACATGCAGAACCTAAGATACTTGGGGTCTGAGTTTTATGGTTACAATAAGATTTCCGGTGCAAGAACAAGTGACGAGGGAAAGGCTTTGTTTCCTGCATTGAGATCATTACATATCATGAACGCCGAGAATCTAATAGATTGGATGGAAGCACCAGAAGTGAGGCTGGCAGCAGAAAGATTAACGATGTTTCCTTGCCTTGAGAAGCTGATCCTAGAGGGGTGTGAGCAATTGGGAAGTGCTCCCAATCATTTTCCATCTCTCCAGGAGTTGGTGATACGAGGAGTGGACAGCGGCATGCCAATAGCAAGTATTTTAAGCAATAAACTGACTAGTCTCACTCATCTCCAAATAAATGGTGTCGAGGGAGTTACTAGTCTGCCGGAAGGGACATTAAGAAACAACAAGAATCTTGCATCTTTGGTGTTATGGAACTGTTCGGAGTTAAGTTGCATTGCTCCCCATGGATTTGACTGCTGCGCATCTCTCCAGTTACTGAGTATTTGGAGCTGTCCTAAGTTGAGGTATTTACCTGATGGGCTACTTCTACTCTCCCTCAAGACGTTGAGCATAACAGATTGCGACAGTCTAGAGTCCATCCCAATCGTCCCTGAGCACGGTGGTCTCCCATCTCTACGCAGTTTGGGGATCAGTAATTGTCCTCAGTTATCCAGTTTACCACTACAATACTGCACATCTCTTCAAAAATTAGACATAGAGAGCTGCCCAAAGATAACGTCCGTTCCAATTCCATCTGAGGGCCTCCCATCCCTTGCTCAACTGCTGCTTTCGCAGTGTCCTGAGTTATCAAGCCTACCGAGTGGACTAGGCTGCTGCACCTCTCTTATTAATTTGTCAATAAAAGAGTGCCCTAAGGTAACATCCATTCCACTTGACAGTCTCACTACAACCCTCCGATACTTGTCTCTAAGTAATCTAGAGTCTCTTCCAATATTACACGGCGGCTTCACATCCCTCCGTCGATTGGAAATCCACGGATGTCAAAGTACACAAATTGAGCAGCAATTTTGTGCCTTTCTTCAAATCCTTGTCTCTCTTCAGGAGTTGACAATAGAAGATTGCCCTAATCTAGAGACCCTGCCAAGTTTAGACAAGCTGACATCCCTCCATGATTTGGAGATTTATGATTGTTCCCGATTAACATATCTGCCCAGTGGGTTAGCAATGGCGTCCCCACACGTACTCACCCGTCTCAAGAAATTGAGACTTGGTAGGTTTTGGAATGAGCTGGATTCATTCCCGACTCTTGAGGTTCTACCACAACTCGAAAGATTAATTATCTACGGGTGGCCTAAGCTCAAGTCTCTGCCTGAACAAATTCAACACTTCATTTCTTTGACCGATTTGTCGATAGAGGCCTTTGAGGGAGTGGAGGCTATTCCAGAATGGTTGGGAAACCTTGCATCTCTTCGCTGCTTGTTTTTTGACAGTTGCAAGAATCTGATGTATCTACCGTCCGTCCAAGCTATGCAACGCCTCACCAAATTACATTCGCTATACATCAGCAATTGTCCCCTTTTAAGCGAAAGATGCATCGAGGAGAGCGGCCCAGAGTGGCCTAAGATTTCTCATATTCCAAATATTCAAAGTTCTTTACTTCTTTTCCTAAATTGGTCACTATTTATATCACTTTAA
- the LOC112193066 gene encoding putative disease resistance protein At3g14460 isoform X2, which yields MKKKVQDFLSLSNPIIFRIKMAHKIKKINTSLDELNKKASAIGLVARPSLDATNSYGISIDRETYSLLKQDENNIIGRDDVVADIVQALTKSHPNQESDLSVMAIVGMGGLGKTTLAKLIYHESEISRHFEKKIWICVSTLFEVNSILRGMLESLKPEYAAVKAIDVICNILQEELKGKRYLLILDDVWNEDTKKWNDLKSCLLRITDTQGSSIVVTTRSGKVAKMEKTIRRCDLEKLSDDECWLILKDKAIPIGSVPILEDQERIGREIAKKCGGVPLVAKVLGNIMHSKMSHGWNSIVESKIWELPEEEDRIMSILKLSFDELEHSSLKQCFAYCSMFIKDFEIEKTDLVQLWMAQGWLHSFPTKSNLDMEDRGNVYFNILLERSFFQDVKKDFHGDITACKMHDLVHDLAEQVSNMTNSRSLFSKGEALGSIFPSFRSLRVLNLYKADIDKLPSSIGKLTHLRYLNVMETNVKTFPKSIGQLYYLETFKMPYHVEEFPKIIANMINLRHVYFGKYAKVPVGILGRLTNLRSLPFLKVGKEIGPLIEELGGLNHLRDTLSISNLENVRDGEDAMKAKLVEKKHIRKLTLDWNLSRPSYDVDNEDDVLEGLQPHCHLEILKIQGFMGVKFPSWLLLASNLREIELAECNQCEGVPMLGHLPNLIHLEMVDMQNLRYLGSEFYGYNKISGARTSDEGKALFPALRSLHIMNAENLIDWMEAPEVRLAAERLTMFPCLEKLILEGCEQLGSAPNHFPSLQELVIRGVDSGMPIASILSNKLTSLTHLQINGVEGVTSLPEGTLRNNKNLASLVLWNCSELSCIAPHGFDCCASLQLLSIWSCPKLRYLPDGLLLLSLKTLSITDCDSLESIPIVPEHGGLPSLRSLGISNCPQLSSLPLQYCTSLQKLDIESCPKITSVPIPSEGLPSLAQLLLSQCPELSSLPSGLGCCTSLINLSIKECPKVTSIPLDSLTTTLRYLSLSNLESLPILHGGFTSLRRLEIHGCQSTQIEQQFCAFLQILVSLQELTIEDCPNLETLPSLDKLTSLHDLEIYDCSRLTYLPSGLAMASPHVLTRLKKLRLGRFWNELDSFPTLEVLPQLERLIIYGWPKLKSLPEQIQHFISLTDLSIEAFEGVEAIPEWLGNLASLRCLFFDSCKNLMYLPSVQAMQRLTKLHSLYISNCPLLSERCIEESGPEWPKISHIPNIQSSLLLFLNWSLFISL from the exons ATGAAGAAAAAGGTGCAAGACTTTCTTTCCCTCTCCAATCCCATTATATTTCGTATTAAAATGGCACATAAAATTAAGAAGATCAACACCTCTTTGGATGAGTTGAATAAGAAGGCAAGTGCTATTGGCTTAGTTGCTAGACCATCCTTGGATGCAACAAATTCATATGGTATAAGCATTGACAGGGAAACCTACTCTCTCTTAAAACAAGATGAAAACAATATCATCGGAAGAGACGATGTTGTGGCAGATATAGTTCAAGCCCTGACCAAATCACACCCCAATCAAGAAAGTGATCTCTCGGTAATGGCCATTGTGGGTATGGGAGGGCTTGGAAAGACAACTTTGGCTAAATTAATATATCATGAATCTGAGATAAGTAGGCActttgagaaaaagatatggataTGTGTATCCACCCTTTTTGAAGTCAACTCAATTTTGAGAGGGATGTTGGAATCTCTTAAACCAGAATATGCTGCGGTGAAAGCTATAGATGTAATATGTAACATTCTCCAAGAAGAGTTGAAAGGAAAGAGATACCTTCTTATACTTGATGATGTATGGAATGAAGATACTAAAAAATGGAATGATTTGAAGAGTTGTTTGCTAAGAATTACAGACACCCAAGGAAGCAGCATTGTTGTTACTACCCGCAGTGGCAAAGTTGCAAAAATGGAGAAGACCATTCGTAGGTGTGATTTGGAAAAACTATCAGATGATGAATGTTGGCTCATATTGAAGGATAAAGCAATTCCAATTGGAAGTGTTCCTATACTTGAAGATCAAGAGAGAATTGGAAGGGAAATTGCCAAAAAATGTGGAGGTGTACCATTAGTGGCAAAG GTCTTAGGAAACATTATGCACTCTAAAATGAGCCATGGATGGAATTCAATTgtggaaagtaaaatatgggaattaccagaagaagaagacagaatCATGTCGATTTTAAAGTTGAGTTTTGATGAATTGGAACATTCATCATTGAAACAGTGTTTTGCATACTGCTCAATGTTCATCAAAGATTTTGAAATAGAAAAGACTGACTTGGTCCAACTTTGGATGGCTCAAGGATGGCTTCACTCTTTCCCAACCAAAAGTAATCTAGATATGGAGGATAGAGGCAACGTATATTTTAACATCTTATTAGAAAGGTCATTTTTTCAAGATGTTAAAAAAGACTTCCACGGTGATATTACTGCATGCAAGATGCACGATCTTGTGCATGATCTTGCGGAGCAAGTATCAAACATGACAAACTCGCGCTCACTATTTTCTAAGGGAGAAGCACTTGGGAGCATTTTTCCTAGCTTTAGATCTTTACGTGTGTTAAATTTATACAAGGCAGACATTGACAAGTTGCCAAGTTCAATTGGAAAGTTGACACACTTGAGGTATCTGAATGTTATGGAAACAAATGTCAAAACATTTCCAAAATCTATTGGTCAACTTTATTACCTTGAGACGTTTAAAATGCCTTATCATGTTGAAGAGTTCCCAAAGATAATTGCTAATATGATCAACTTGAGACATGTTTATTTTGGTAAATATGCGAAAGTTCCGGTTGGGATATTGGGAAGATTGACTAATCTCAGATCATTACCTTTTCTAAAGGTGGGTAAGGAGATTGGGCCTCTGATTGAGGAACTGGGTGGGTTAAACCATTTGAGAGACACCTTATCTATCAGTAATCTGGAGAATGTAAGAGATGGAGAAGATGCAATGAAAGCAAAGTTAGTTGAGAAGAAACATATACGGAAGTTAACTCTTGACTGGAATCTTAGTAGACCAAGCTACGATGTTGACAATGAGGATGATGTACTTGAAGGCCTGCAACCACATTGTCATTTGGAAATTTTGAAGATTCAGGGGTTCATGGGTGTTAAGTTTCCATCATGGTTATTGCTAGCCAGCAACttgagagaaattgaattagCAGAATGCAACCAATGCGAAGGAGTCCCAATGCTTGGCCATCTACCCAATCTTATACATCTTGAGATGGTTGACATGCAGAACCTAAGATACTTGGGGTCTGAGTTTTATGGTTACAATAAGATTTCCGGTGCAAGAACAAGTGACGAGGGAAAGGCTTTGTTTCCTGCATTGAGATCATTACATATCATGAACGCCGAGAATCTAATAGATTGGATGGAAGCACCAGAAGTGAGGCTGGCAGCAGAAAGATTAACGATGTTTCCTTGCCTTGAGAAGCTGATCCTAGAGGGGTGTGAGCAATTGGGAAGTGCTCCCAATCATTTTCCATCTCTCCAGGAGTTGGTGATACGAGGAGTGGACAGCGGCATGCCAATAGCAAGTATTTTAAGCAATAAACTGACTAGTCTCACTCATCTCCAAATAAATGGTGTCGAGGGAGTTACTAGTCTGCCGGAAGGGACATTAAGAAACAACAAGAATCTTGCATCTTTGGTGTTATGGAACTGTTCGGAGTTAAGTTGCATTGCTCCCCATGGATTTGACTGCTGCGCATCTCTCCAGTTACTGAGTATTTGGAGCTGTCCTAAGTTGAGGTATTTACCTGATGGGCTACTTCTACTCTCCCTCAAGACGTTGAGCATAACAGATTGCGACAGTCTAGAGTCCATCCCAATCGTCCCTGAGCACGGTGGTCTCCCATCTCTACGCAGTTTGGGGATCAGTAATTGTCCTCAGTTATCCAGTTTACCACTACAATACTGCACATCTCTTCAAAAATTAGACATAGAGAGCTGCCCAAAGATAACGTCCGTTCCAATTCCATCTGAGGGCCTCCCATCCCTTGCTCAACTGCTGCTTTCGCAGTGTCCTGAGTTATCAAGCCTACCGAGTGGACTAGGCTGCTGCACCTCTCTTATTAATTTGTCAATAAAAGAGTGCCCTAAGGTAACATCCATTCCACTTGACAGTCTCACTACAACCCTCCGATACTTGTCTCTAAGTAATCTAGAGTCTCTTCCAATATTACACGGCGGCTTCACATCCCTCCGTCGATTGGAAATCCACGGATGTCAAAGTACACAAATTGAGCAGCAATTTTGTGCCTTTCTTCAAATCCTTGTCTCTCTTCAGGAGTTGACAATAGAAGATTGCCCTAATCTAGAGACCCTGCCAAGTTTAGACAAGCTGACATCCCTCCATGATTTGGAGATTTATGATTGTTCCCGATTAACATATCTGCCCAGTGGGTTAGCAATGGCGTCCCCACACGTACTCACCCGTCTCAAGAAATTGAGACTTGGTAGGTTTTGGAATGAGCTGGATTCATTCCCGACTCTTGAGGTTCTACCACAACTCGAAAGATTAATTATCTACGGGTGGCCTAAGCTCAAGTCTCTGCCTGAACAAATTCAACACTTCATTTCTTTGACCGATTTGTCGATAGAGGCCTTTGAGGGAGTGGAGGCTATTCCAGAATGGTTGGGAAACCTTGCATCTCTTCGCTGCTTGTTTTTTGACAGTTGCAAGAATCTGATGTATCTACCGTCCGTCCAAGCTATGCAACGCCTCACCAAATTACATTCGCTATACATCAGCAATTGTCCCCTTTTAAGCGAAAGATGCATCGAGGAGAGCGGCCCAGAGTGGCCTAAGATTTCTCATATTCCAAATATTCAAAGTTCTTTACTTCTTTTCCTAAATTGGTCACTATTTATATCACTTTAA